One Sulfoacidibacillus ferrooxidans DNA window includes the following coding sequences:
- a CDS encoding PaaI family thioesterase — protein MRNDEQFNLDEKKQELLEKLSSFDMEDLMIALHAAQASHDNRNQSGLYFLHHFLKEEQVEVDKGITSIRLPVNELVKNPANMLHGGVTALLCDNAMGLASYMDKHRPGVTLDLHVRYHRPIRGAFATANAKVVSSGGRINVTTCDVMDEEGQIMATATGSFYHK, from the coding sequence GTGAGAAATGACGAGCAGTTCAACCTTGATGAAAAGAAGCAAGAGTTGTTGGAGAAGTTATCCTCATTTGATATGGAAGACTTGATGATTGCTTTACATGCGGCACAAGCATCACATGATAATCGAAATCAATCAGGCTTGTATTTTCTACATCATTTTCTTAAAGAGGAACAAGTGGAGGTGGATAAGGGCATAACTTCTATTCGTTTACCTGTTAATGAATTAGTTAAAAATCCAGCCAATATGTTACATGGAGGCGTAACTGCTCTTTTGTGTGATAATGCGATGGGCTTAGCCAGTTATATGGATAAACATCGTCCTGGAGTAACGCTTGATCTCCATGTTCGCTATCATCGTCCGATTCGTGGAGCATTTGCTACAGCTAATGCAAAAGTAGTCTCATCAGGTGGTCGCATCAATGTAACGACCTGTGATGTCATGGATGAAGAGGGACAGATTATGGCTACTGCTACAGGCTCCTTTTATCATAAATGA
- a CDS encoding histidine kinase: MKREEEEQTRESRQTTNTSISGNTDSELKLFIGAAPGVGKTYTMLAEANRLRERGVDVVIGYIDTHERPETKEQLGSLEIIPRRIVHYRGRRFEEVNVQAICARKPGVVVIDELAHTNAPGSTFPKRYMDVEYLLDQGFSVLTAVNVQHIEGIHEEAEDITGIRVKELIPIAFIKRAQEVEVIDVTPETLRQRMRDGSIYSADKINQALEHFFRKSNLFGLRELALRMVAEDVDERLQRSYERSRIPGPVGARETIMVCVNYLPRALQLVQRGFRMAQRMKAELYVLSICNTGEDQLKERDIGRLDKLREMAASCTAEWILEPQNDRSVGKVIIDTAERLNVTQVVIGQPSHAKRWNHIWNDAPVRYLLRNMKYVDVRIVGWKEDTTSLDDRSCAVGHNARVSVSSVEAQEYKSDVRRRGQLTIYVGAAPGVGKTYKMLRDAHDWKRRGKDVVIGLIETHGRIETEAQIEGLEILSKRMHRFLDRVYEDLDVEAILKRKPGIVLIDELAHSNVPGSVREKRYQDIEYLLDHGINVVTAVNIQHLESLHDKVEHITGIKVRERVPDWFMKLAREVKLIDVTPETLQQRLKSGKIYTGDKIQRALDNFFQIGNLAALREVALLEVADDVDQRLDRELEKNDPEGNKTERILVAVNHRPHSEKLIRRGWRLADRLQAQLWVLVVLSQEAMSDEDRRDLERIQKLSEQFEATFITRKALDQGVGATIVAVAEELGISQFVTGQPLPPINLLKRMQGNPIDYVLAHADFVDLYIIANSRDN; the protein is encoded by the coding sequence TTGAAACGAGAAGAGGAAGAGCAAACGCGAGAATCTCGACAAACCACAAATACTTCAATTTCAGGGAATACAGATAGTGAACTAAAACTTTTTATTGGTGCAGCTCCAGGAGTAGGCAAAACATACACGATGCTAGCAGAAGCTAATCGCTTGCGCGAACGTGGCGTTGATGTAGTGATTGGATATATTGATACACATGAGCGCCCAGAAACAAAGGAACAGTTGGGGAGTCTTGAGATCATTCCAAGACGCATTGTGCACTATCGAGGTAGACGTTTTGAAGAGGTCAATGTGCAAGCTATCTGTGCTAGAAAGCCAGGGGTAGTGGTCATCGATGAGTTAGCGCATACAAATGCTCCAGGCTCTACCTTTCCAAAACGCTATATGGATGTTGAATATCTACTGGATCAAGGATTTTCTGTGTTGACAGCAGTTAATGTACAGCATATTGAAGGAATCCACGAGGAAGCAGAAGATATTACGGGAATCCGTGTAAAAGAGTTAATCCCTATCGCTTTTATCAAACGTGCACAAGAAGTTGAAGTCATTGATGTGACCCCTGAGACCTTGCGACAGCGAATGCGAGACGGTAGCATTTATTCTGCAGATAAAATCAACCAAGCATTGGAGCATTTTTTTCGTAAATCGAATCTATTTGGTCTTCGTGAGCTTGCCTTACGAATGGTTGCTGAAGATGTCGATGAACGTTTACAGCGTTCTTATGAACGCTCACGAATACCAGGTCCTGTAGGTGCAAGAGAGACGATTATGGTGTGCGTCAATTACTTGCCAAGAGCCTTGCAACTGGTTCAACGCGGCTTTCGAATGGCACAGCGCATGAAGGCGGAGTTGTATGTTCTCTCTATCTGTAATACAGGGGAAGATCAGTTAAAAGAGCGCGATATAGGACGCCTAGATAAGCTTCGGGAGATGGCAGCATCCTGTACCGCAGAATGGATCTTGGAGCCACAAAATGATCGCTCTGTCGGAAAAGTAATCATTGACACGGCGGAGCGATTAAATGTTACACAGGTTGTGATAGGTCAGCCTTCTCATGCAAAACGATGGAATCATATATGGAATGATGCGCCTGTACGCTACTTGCTTCGCAATATGAAGTATGTCGATGTACGAATTGTTGGGTGGAAGGAGGACACTACTTCACTCGATGATCGATCTTGCGCAGTTGGTCATAATGCTCGCGTTTCTGTATCGTCAGTGGAAGCACAAGAGTACAAATCGGACGTTCGACGACGAGGTCAGCTTACTATTTATGTAGGGGCGGCCCCTGGTGTTGGGAAAACGTATAAAATGTTACGAGATGCACATGATTGGAAGCGGCGCGGAAAAGATGTCGTTATTGGACTGATAGAGACGCATGGGCGAATTGAAACTGAGGCACAGATTGAGGGTTTAGAGATACTCTCTAAACGGATGCATCGATTTTTAGATAGAGTATATGAGGATCTCGATGTTGAAGCTATTTTAAAGCGTAAACCAGGTATCGTTCTCATCGATGAATTAGCTCATTCCAACGTCCCAGGAAGTGTACGCGAGAAAAGATATCAGGATATTGAATATTTACTTGATCATGGAATTAATGTAGTCACTGCAGTGAATATTCAACATCTAGAGAGTTTACACGATAAAGTAGAACATATTACAGGGATTAAAGTTCGCGAACGTGTACCAGATTGGTTTATGAAACTTGCTCGAGAGGTCAAGTTGATCGATGTAACACCAGAGACACTGCAACAGCGTTTAAAGAGTGGAAAAATCTATACAGGTGATAAGATACAACGTGCACTTGATAATTTTTTTCAAATTGGCAATTTGGCTGCACTGCGTGAGGTTGCTTTACTTGAGGTTGCAGATGATGTGGATCAACGGTTAGATCGTGAATTAGAGAAAAATGACCCTGAAGGAAATAAAACAGAGCGAATTCTTGTGGCTGTTAACCATCGTCCACATTCGGAAAAATTAATTCGAAGAGGATGGCGATTAGCCGATCGGCTACAGGCGCAGTTATGGGTACTCGTTGTTCTCTCGCAAGAGGCGATGTCAGATGAGGATAGAAGAGATTTGGAACGCATACAGAAGTTAAGCGAGCAATTTGAAGCCACCTTTATTACCCGTAAGGCATTGGATCAGGGAGTGGGCGCTACCATTGTCGCTGTGGCTGAAGAGCTTGGAATCTCGCAATTTGTAACCGGCCAACCTTTACCACCTATCAATTTACTGAAGAGAATGCAGGGCAATCCAATCGATTATGTGTTAGCACATGCCGATTTTGTGGATTTGTACATTATTGCAAATTCGAGGGACAATTAG
- the kdpB gene encoding potassium-transporting ATPase subunit KdpB: protein MAKQSTQTMSGDIVTRALWDSFVKLDPRFLVRNPVMFIVEIGFFITLVLSLDPVIFGGVRHPGQRAYDIVVTIILLITVLFGNFAEAVAEGRGKAQADSLRKAKTDLTANRKSQSGEYESVPATTLRKGDIVRVMVGEMIPADGEVLQGLGSVDESAITGESAPVIRGAGGDFSSVTGGTKLLSDELIIQVKVDPGESFLDQMINLVEGASRQKTPNELALSVLLAGLTLIFVIVVDTLEPMAHGRIGIATLIALLVCLIPTTIGALLSAIGIAGMDRVIRFNVIAKSGKAVEAAGDVNTLILDKTGTITIGNRLASEFVPVGKHTEEELIKVAVIASLFDETPEGRSVIDLAKERGIHLAREEYTQAENVEFSADTRMSGLNLADGSIYRKGAVDSISRYVEEHAKKVPNDLIEKTERIAKEGGTPLAVILGDDVYGLIYLKDIVKPGMRERFAELRKMGIKTVMCTGDNPLTAATIAKEAGVDDFIAEAKPEDKMRLIKTEQELGKLVAMSGDGTNDAPALAQADVGLAMNTGTMAAKEAGNMVDLDSDPTKLIEVVSIGKQLLITRGAITTFSIANDVAKYFAIIPAIFVVMIPSLQALNIMHLTSPHSAILSALIFNAIIIPMLIPLAMKGVKYRPMSATSMLLRNLLLYGAGGVIAPFIAIKLIDLLITALGFAH from the coding sequence ATGGCAAAGCAATCTACGCAGACTATGAGCGGCGACATTGTTACGCGAGCGCTATGGGACTCATTTGTAAAGTTGGATCCACGTTTTCTTGTAAGGAATCCCGTCATGTTCATCGTAGAGATAGGGTTCTTTATTACACTTGTTTTATCTCTTGATCCTGTTATTTTTGGTGGGGTGAGACATCCTGGGCAAAGAGCGTATGATATTGTCGTTACCATTATTTTATTAATCACCGTTCTGTTTGGCAATTTTGCTGAAGCGGTAGCGGAAGGCCGTGGGAAAGCACAGGCTGATTCTTTACGTAAAGCAAAGACGGATCTCACTGCCAATCGCAAAAGTCAGTCGGGTGAGTATGAGTCTGTACCAGCGACTACCTTGCGTAAAGGGGATATTGTTCGTGTCATGGTCGGGGAGATGATTCCTGCTGATGGAGAGGTCCTACAAGGCCTTGGCAGTGTGGATGAATCGGCCATTACAGGGGAATCTGCTCCTGTGATTCGCGGTGCTGGGGGAGACTTTAGCTCGGTCACAGGTGGTACGAAGTTATTGTCAGATGAATTGATTATTCAAGTAAAGGTAGACCCGGGAGAATCATTTCTCGATCAAATGATCAATCTCGTAGAAGGTGCTAGTCGGCAGAAAACACCCAATGAATTGGCGCTGTCTGTTTTATTGGCAGGACTTACATTAATTTTTGTCATCGTAGTCGATACACTTGAACCGATGGCCCATGGACGAATTGGCATTGCGACGTTGATCGCTCTGCTTGTGTGTTTAATTCCTACGACAATTGGTGCTCTACTATCCGCTATTGGGATTGCTGGCATGGATCGCGTGATTCGATTTAATGTCATCGCTAAATCCGGAAAGGCTGTAGAAGCAGCTGGTGATGTGAATACGCTCATCTTAGATAAAACGGGTACGATTACGATTGGTAATCGACTTGCTAGTGAGTTTGTCCCAGTAGGTAAACATACAGAAGAAGAGTTAATCAAAGTCGCCGTGATTGCTTCTTTGTTTGACGAAACTCCTGAGGGGCGTTCAGTGATTGATTTGGCGAAGGAGCGAGGTATTCATTTAGCGAGAGAAGAGTATACGCAAGCAGAAAATGTAGAGTTTAGTGCAGATACAAGAATGAGCGGCCTCAATTTAGCGGATGGATCTATCTATCGAAAAGGGGCAGTCGATTCTATTTCACGTTATGTTGAAGAGCATGCAAAAAAAGTCCCAAACGATCTCATTGAGAAAACGGAGCGAATTGCCAAAGAAGGCGGCACACCACTGGCTGTCATTTTGGGGGACGATGTATACGGATTGATCTATTTAAAGGATATTGTGAAACCAGGCATGCGTGAACGTTTTGCAGAACTGCGCAAGATGGGCATTAAAACGGTGATGTGCACAGGTGACAATCCATTAACAGCAGCTACCATTGCAAAAGAAGCAGGGGTCGATGATTTTATAGCTGAGGCGAAACCAGAAGATAAAATGCGCTTGATTAAGACAGAGCAGGAATTAGGAAAGCTTGTCGCTATGTCAGGAGATGGAACCAATGATGCACCTGCACTGGCACAAGCCGATGTGGGTCTTGCGATGAATACAGGGACTATGGCAGCAAAGGAAGCCGGTAACATGGTCGATCTGGACTCTGATCCAACTAAGTTGATCGAGGTTGTATCGATAGGTAAGCAACTGCTTATTACACGTGGTGCAATCACTACTTTCTCCATTGCAAATGACGTGGCTAAGTATTTTGCTATTATTCCTGCCATATTCGTTGTGATGATTCCTAGTTTACAAGCCTTAAATATCATGCATTTGACTAGTCCACATAGTGCGATTTTATCTGCGTTAATTTTCAATGCAATTATTATACCGATGCTGATCCCACTAGCTATGAAGGGTGTCAAGTATCGTCCAATGAGTGCCACTTCCATGTTACTTCGCAATTTGTTGTTATATGGGGCAGGTGGCGTTATTGCACCATTTATAGCAATTAAGCTCATTGATCTCCTGATTACAGCACTTGGATTTGCTCATTAG
- a CDS encoding cbb3-type cytochrome c oxidase subunit I yields the protein MLQNVENFASHFFVLGDPMIYGADVSIVLASAAIVFVLTYYKKWGYLWREWLTTVDHKKIGIMYMIATLLMLFRGGVDAMLMRTQLIMPGMPFLKAQHYNEIFTTHGTIMILFMAMPGVFALMNIAVPLQIGARDVAFPYLNAISFWMFFFAAMLLNLSFVIGGSPDAGWTSYAPLAGLTFDKGPGENFYLLALEITGIGSMATGINFFVTIMKLRAPGMTLMRMPLFTWSIVATTVIIIFAFPPLTVDLGLLLFDRLASSHFFTIFDGGNPMMYVNMFWMWGHPEVYIVVLPAFGVFSEVVATFSKKRTFGYASMVASLLAIAVISFFTWVHHFFTMGAGPGVNSFFAVATMIIAIPTGVKVFNWLFTMYQGRIRMNLPMLWAVAFIPNFAIGGATGVMLSVAPADYQFHNSYFLIAHFHQVLIGGTLFGILAGMYYWWPKMFGVILDEKIGRWAFWFFNIGFYVCFLPQYWLGWMGMTRRMYTYLPGMGWTMWNFISTMGAYMMGTGFILIVIQIIYSILYGERDLTGDPWDGRTLEWSLPSPAPHYNFARIPTITGRDAWWTMKEEQRKGITHSEEEAPLKPIHMPNDSGRPFVLSVLFFIAGFALVFTWYPLAFVAFIGILASLVMRSFEYDTDHTISVEELRHSEAAYGRV from the coding sequence ATGCTGCAGAATGTCGAGAATTTTGCAAGTCATTTCTTTGTATTAGGTGACCCGATGATTTACGGCGCTGATGTATCCATCGTCTTAGCAAGTGCAGCCATCGTATTTGTACTCACTTATTACAAAAAATGGGGTTACTTGTGGCGCGAGTGGTTAACAACTGTTGATCACAAGAAAATTGGGATTATGTATATGATTGCTACACTCCTTATGCTATTTCGGGGTGGTGTGGATGCCATGTTGATGCGCACACAGTTGATCATGCCCGGTATGCCTTTTTTAAAGGCACAACATTATAATGAGATATTTACAACGCACGGTACAATTATGATCCTCTTCATGGCCATGCCAGGAGTATTCGCTCTAATGAATATTGCAGTTCCACTGCAAATTGGCGCTCGCGATGTGGCATTCCCATATCTCAATGCAATTAGCTTTTGGATGTTCTTTTTTGCTGCGATGTTGCTCAACCTGTCGTTCGTCATTGGCGGATCACCAGATGCTGGTTGGACCAGCTATGCTCCACTTGCAGGGCTCACTTTTGATAAAGGTCCGGGGGAAAACTTTTATCTACTGGCTCTTGAAATTACCGGTATAGGAAGTATGGCGACTGGAATTAATTTCTTTGTAACCATCATGAAATTACGAGCTCCTGGCATGACATTGATGCGCATGCCCTTATTTACCTGGTCAATTGTAGCTACTACAGTAATTATTATTTTCGCTTTCCCTCCACTTACTGTGGACCTTGGGCTGTTATTATTTGACCGTTTAGCAAGTTCTCACTTCTTTACAATCTTTGATGGTGGCAATCCAATGATGTATGTCAATATGTTCTGGATGTGGGGACATCCAGAAGTATATATTGTCGTTCTCCCTGCATTTGGCGTCTTTTCTGAGGTCGTCGCTACATTTTCAAAAAAGCGTACATTTGGTTATGCATCGATGGTCGCCTCCTTACTTGCGATAGCAGTAATTAGCTTTTTTACGTGGGTTCACCACTTTTTCACCATGGGTGCAGGACCTGGAGTCAATAGTTTTTTTGCGGTTGCTACTATGATTATCGCCATTCCGACTGGAGTGAAAGTATTCAACTGGCTCTTTACCATGTACCAAGGACGCATTCGGATGAACTTACCCATGTTATGGGCAGTGGCATTTATTCCAAATTTCGCAATTGGCGGAGCCACAGGCGTCATGCTATCCGTTGCACCTGCGGACTATCAGTTTCACAACAGTTATTTCCTTATTGCGCACTTTCACCAAGTACTCATCGGTGGAACCCTATTTGGAATACTCGCTGGCATGTATTACTGGTGGCCTAAGATGTTTGGTGTCATTTTAGATGAAAAAATTGGTCGATGGGCATTTTGGTTCTTTAACATTGGATTTTACGTCTGCTTCCTCCCTCAATACTGGCTAGGTTGGATGGGTATGACTCGTAGGATGTACACCTATCTCCCTGGTATGGGGTGGACGATGTGGAACTTTATATCGACGATGGGTGCCTACATGATGGGAACTGGATTTATCCTCATCGTCATACAAATCATCTACAGTATTCTATACGGAGAACGCGATCTTACTGGTGATCCATGGGATGGCCGGACATTAGAATGGTCCCTACCGTCGCCTGCTCCACATTACAATTTTGCTCGAATTCCTACAATTACAGGTCGCGATGCTTGGTGGACGATGAAGGAAGAACAACGAAAAGGAATTACGCATTCGGAAGAAGAAGCGCCACTTAAACCAATTCATATGCCAAATGATTCGGGGCGCCCATTTGTCCTATCTGTTCTATTCTTTATTGCAGGTTTTGCGCTTGTATTTACATGGTATCCTCTGGCGTTTGTTGCTTTTATCGGCATACTCGCGTCACTCGTCATGCGATCATTCGAGTATGACACAGACCATACCATTTCAGTTGAAGAACTACGTCATTCAGAAGCGGCTTATGGGAGGGTGTAA
- a CDS encoding cytochrome o ubiquinol oxidase subunit IV, producing MSSVEHSFDEHNGSINGGPPAVDDSHGPWKHIIGYAISLVLTAVALWMVVSHVALASSLFAIIVILAVLQAFVQLFFFMHINESHAPQWPFHVWMLTLGLLFTITVIVGSIWIMSFGSESY from the coding sequence ATGTCTAGCGTAGAGCACAGTTTTGACGAACACAACGGTTCAATTAACGGTGGACCACCCGCCGTTGACGATAGTCATGGGCCTTGGAAACACATCATTGGATATGCTATTTCACTTGTTCTCACTGCAGTTGCCTTGTGGATGGTCGTATCCCACGTCGCACTTGCTTCTTCACTCTTTGCCATTATCGTCATACTTGCTGTATTGCAGGCGTTTGTGCAGTTGTTTTTCTTTATGCACATCAATGAAAGCCATGCACCACAATGGCCTTTTCACGTATGGATGCTCACACTCGGATTACTTTTCACCATTACCGTCATTGTTGGATCTATTTGGATTATGAGTTTTGGTTCAGAATCCTATTAA
- a CDS encoding ubiquinol oxidase subunit II codes for MKHTRMSTYAWIAALSGTTLLLPGCGEQVLVFNPVGPVGMIEKQMIILSIIMISIVVIPVIVLLAMIITRYRDKPNNTSPYRPEWSENRTLEIIWWAVPIAIVGVLGTFTVQRTFALVRPPGNTDNPLTIQVTSMDWKWLFQYPDQKIATVNYCEIPSNRPIQFVLTSNAPMNSFWVPQLGGQEYTMPGMAMKLWLEANRPGVYYGSGANFSGEGFAHMHFNVVARPQGEFDQWVQNVKASAPPLTDRQYATLAQRTIVQPMTFSTNQPGLFEKIVYQDGGMYMRRDLMKGKIHTHSGTD; via the coding sequence ATGAAGCATACACGAATGAGTACATATGCATGGATTGCTGCCCTTAGTGGCACTACCCTCTTATTGCCTGGGTGTGGCGAGCAAGTATTAGTCTTTAATCCTGTGGGGCCTGTCGGAATGATTGAAAAACAGATGATCATTTTGTCTATTATCATGATTTCCATCGTAGTCATTCCTGTCATCGTCTTACTTGCGATGATCATCACTCGCTATCGCGATAAACCAAACAATACATCTCCATATCGACCCGAATGGTCTGAAAATCGCACATTAGAAATTATTTGGTGGGCCGTCCCCATTGCCATTGTAGGCGTCTTAGGTACTTTTACAGTGCAAAGAACATTTGCACTCGTTCGTCCACCTGGCAATACGGATAATCCATTAACGATTCAGGTTACTTCAATGGATTGGAAATGGCTATTTCAATACCCTGATCAAAAAATAGCGACTGTAAACTATTGTGAAATCCCATCCAATCGGCCGATCCAATTTGTTCTCACATCCAATGCTCCAATGAATTCATTTTGGGTGCCTCAATTAGGTGGACAGGAATACACCATGCCAGGAATGGCCATGAAACTGTGGTTAGAAGCCAATAGGCCCGGTGTCTATTATGGATCAGGTGCTAATTTTAGTGGTGAGGGCTTTGCACATATGCACTTTAATGTCGTTGCTCGTCCACAGGGGGAGTTTGATCAATGGGTGCAAAACGTTAAAGCTTCTGCTCCGCCATTGACCGATCGCCAATACGCAACGCTTGCACAACGAACGATTGTACAGCCAATGACATTTTCTACAAATCAACCTGGATTATTTGAAAAAATCGTCTACCAAGATGGTGGTATGTACATGCGACGCGATCTTATGAAAGGGAAAATACACACTCATTCTGGAACGGATTGA
- the kdpC gene encoding potassium-transporting ATPase subunit KdpC — protein MINFWRSLRFTIVFALLLGLIYPLVITGIGNLLFPYQAKGSMVMWRGQVVGSQLIAQETTVPWLFHPRPSAVHYEGNNSGGSNLGPTNPALIAAIRHSLHVVLKENPGTTVSQIPTEMVESSASGLDPDISIPDALIQVPRIARATGLSNSYLKGLIATYTEGRTLGIWGEPMVNVMQLNMEIVKRTGR, from the coding sequence ATGATTAACTTTTGGCGTTCTTTGCGTTTTACCATTGTTTTTGCTCTTTTGTTAGGGTTGATCTATCCATTAGTCATCACAGGTATAGGCAATCTCCTCTTTCCCTATCAGGCCAAAGGGAGCATGGTAATGTGGCGAGGACAAGTCGTAGGATCACAATTGATTGCGCAAGAAACAACTGTACCTTGGCTTTTTCATCCACGTCCATCTGCTGTACATTACGAAGGCAATAATTCTGGCGGATCGAATCTTGGGCCTACTAATCCTGCGCTTATCGCAGCCATTCGCCATAGTCTGCACGTGGTGTTGAAAGAGAACCCTGGTACAACGGTCTCCCAGATTCCAACTGAGATGGTTGAATCGTCTGCTTCTGGACTTGACCCTGATATTTCGATACCAGATGCGCTTATTCAGGTACCGCGCATTGCTAGAGCCACGGGACTCAGCAACTCGTATTTAAAGGGACTGATTGCTACGTATACGGAAGGACGCACACTTGGTATTTGGGGAGAGCCTATGGTGAATGTAATGCAATTGAACATGGAGATTGTAAAACGTACTGGACGATGA
- a CDS encoding alpha-hydroxy-acid oxidizing protein produces the protein MTTYGLDTQFKIYASGLMGANSSLPVSFSDWEQAARSVLADGPFGYVAGGAGAEDTMKANRDAFSGYAIRPRMLNDVSDRDLTTTILGQPFSIPLALAPIGVQSIIHPDAERAPARAAADLDVPFILSTVSSVSIEDIAKEMNHATRWFQLYPGKDPEVIDSMIARAQQSGYSAIVVTVDTTMLAWRELDLKNAYLPFLQGEGIANYVSDPVFISRLKESPKVNPSAAIELFLKIYVNPGFTWADLKQLRDKVTLPMFIKGITHPDDAKRALEIGMDGIIVSNHGGRQVDGAISALSGLVEIRKVVQDDVPLLFDSGIRHAADIVKALALGAKAVLLGRPYAYAMATAGEQGVHRLLTHLRAELDLQLSLAGVRSVADINESHITSISPR, from the coding sequence ATGACTACATATGGATTAGATACCCAATTTAAAATATACGCATCCGGTCTCATGGGTGCCAACTCGTCTCTTCCCGTCTCCTTTTCTGACTGGGAGCAAGCTGCGCGATCCGTTTTGGCAGATGGACCTTTTGGCTACGTTGCAGGTGGTGCAGGCGCAGAGGATACGATGAAGGCCAATCGCGATGCATTTTCTGGTTATGCGATCCGCCCGCGCATGTTGAATGATGTATCAGATCGCGACCTAACAACAACTATACTAGGACAGCCATTCTCCATTCCTTTGGCTTTAGCACCTATTGGCGTGCAATCGATTATTCATCCAGATGCAGAACGGGCACCTGCTCGAGCTGCAGCTGATCTCGACGTTCCTTTTATCCTGAGTACGGTTTCTTCAGTTTCTATTGAAGACATTGCAAAAGAAATGAATCATGCAACGAGATGGTTTCAACTCTATCCAGGTAAAGATCCTGAAGTGATCGATAGTATGATTGCTCGTGCACAACAATCAGGTTACTCAGCAATCGTCGTCACGGTGGATACCACGATGCTCGCGTGGCGGGAATTAGATCTTAAAAATGCATATCTTCCTTTTCTTCAAGGTGAAGGTATAGCCAACTATGTGTCAGACCCTGTCTTTATAAGCCGTCTTAAAGAGTCTCCTAAGGTAAACCCAAGCGCTGCCATTGAACTGTTTTTAAAGATTTATGTAAACCCGGGCTTTACATGGGCCGATCTCAAGCAATTGCGTGACAAAGTAACACTGCCTATGTTTATTAAGGGAATCACTCATCCCGATGATGCAAAACGGGCGCTCGAAATTGGGATGGATGGAATCATTGTTTCTAACCATGGCGGACGCCAGGTAGATGGGGCCATCTCTGCTCTCTCAGGACTCGTAGAGATTCGCAAAGTTGTACAAGATGATGTGCCACTGCTTTTCGATAGTGGCATCCGTCATGCGGCTGACATCGTGAAAGCACTAGCACTGGGTGCTAAAGCTGTTTTACTTGGAAGACCCTACGCCTATGCCATGGCAACAGCAGGTGAACAAGGTGTCCACAGACTCTTAACTCATCTACGTGCCGAATTAGACTTGCAGCTGTCGTTAGCTGGGGTGCGCTCTGTCGCAGATATTAATGAATCACACATTACATCCATTTCACCTAGATAG
- a CDS encoding cytochrome (ubi)quinol oxidase subunit III yields MAMVDSFIKAPSTHRIPLEYTHEEDALRIFGFWIFLATDLLLFASLFATYSVLYRHVGHGPGPLQIFDVTGFSAETFILLTSSFTCGLSTYSMHRGQKGWMMAWMAVTILLGISFISFELTEFVGDVAQGATLQTSAFLSAFFTLVGTHGAHVSLGIGWMTLIFIQLAVHGLTATTARKAFIVSLYWHFLDVVWIFIFTIVYLLGEMS; encoded by the coding sequence ATGGCAATGGTAGATTCCTTTATAAAGGCACCATCTACACATCGAATACCGCTTGAATACACGCATGAAGAAGATGCATTGCGGATCTTTGGTTTTTGGATCTTTCTTGCAACAGACTTGCTCCTTTTTGCGAGTCTGTTTGCAACCTACTCCGTGTTATACCGGCATGTTGGACACGGACCCGGGCCATTACAAATTTTTGACGTGACTGGCTTTTCTGCAGAGACGTTTATTTTACTCACTAGTAGCTTTACGTGTGGGTTGTCTACCTATTCCATGCACCGTGGACAGAAAGGCTGGATGATGGCATGGATGGCCGTTACCATTCTTCTTGGCATCTCCTTCATCAGCTTTGAACTCACAGAATTTGTAGGTGACGTAGCACAAGGTGCAACCCTGCAAACAAGTGCTTTTTTATCAGCCTTCTTTACTTTAGTTGGCACACATGGTGCACACGTATCCCTTGGAATCGGCTGGATGACTTTGATTTTTATCCAACTTGCTGTCCATGGTCTAACAGCAACTACCGCTCGAAAAGCTTTTATCGTGAGCCTGTACTGGCATTTCCTTGATGTTGTTTGGATATTTATCTTCACCATTGTGTATTTACTAGGGGAGATGAGTTGA